The segment GAAACCTGTTGTCACTCCTCCCGGGCACTCGCCAAGTCCTCACTCTGGGCCTCAGGAACCCCCCCGGAATCTCCCGCGACCCCCACCCTCATTCCCCCACTGATCTCCGACGCGCGCCCCCTCTCGTCCTCCCTCCCGCCACAGGACAACGTGGAGCGGGAAGAGACGTGGCTGAGCGTGTGGGTGCACGAGGCGAAGGGGCTGCCCCGGACGGCGGCGGCCGCGCCCCCGGGCGTGCGCGCCGAGCTGTGGCTGGACGGCGCCCTGCTGGCGCGCACCGCACCGCGCGCCGGCCCAGGCCCGCTCTTCTGGGCCGAGCGCTTCCACTTCGAAGCGCTGCCACCGGCGCGGCGCCTGTCGCTGCGGCTGCgtggctccggctccggctccggggCTGCGGCGCTGGGCCGCGTGGCGCTGGAGCTGGAGGAGCTGGCCGTGCCCCGCGCGCCAGCCGCCGGCCTGGAGCGCTGGTTCCCGCTGCTCGGGGCGCCGGCGGGCGCGGCGCTGCGGGCACGGATCCGGGCGCGACGCCTGCGGGTGCTGCCGTCTGAACGCTACAAGGAGCTGGCGGAGTTCCTCACCTTTCACTACGCGCGCCTCTGCGGGGCGCTGGAGCCCGCTCTACCTGCTCAGGCCAAGGAGGAGCTGGCGGCCGCCATGGTGCGCGTGCTGCAGGCCACCGGACAGGCTCAGGTGAGGCGCGCGGACGGATGGACCCCGTGCGCTGGACAGCAGCGGGGAGACGAGGCCTAAACGGGGCGGAGCCACGGAGGGGCGGAGACTTCTTGGCAGGGGCGGGGCTTGAGCTGCACTTGTGGATAACttgaggggcggggcctgggttgagtttcatCACTCAAGACTAAGAGGGTAAAGATTCAGATCCGGCACTCCTTGTGCATCAGCTACAAGGGGCCGGGCCCGTGCCCCAGGTATGAGAGACGGTCCAGGGGCCTGGATTGCCCAGGCTCAGTCTGCGCCCCGCCGCCACGTGCtgtccctccccgccccgccccgccccgcccaggctTTGGTGACAGATCTGGGCACCGCCGAGCTGGTTCGCTGTGGAGGCCGTGAGGCGCTGCTGTTCCGGGAAAACACGTTAGCCACCAAAGCCATCGACGAGTACATGAAGCTGGTGGCCCAGGATTACCTGCAGGAGACCCTGggtgagctggggagggggagagccgGGAGTCTCCCGGGGAGCCTGGATGCTTCTGCCAGTGTGTGGTGTTTGCGGAGGTGGGAACCATCCCGGGAGCGGTTGGGGCCTCCTCCCAAGGATGAGTGGTGAGAGTTGGAGCTAGAGGTGAAGGCTGGGTGTGGTGCTTTGGCATGGTCGTGGCCCCAACCCCTGTGCGACTGTGCTGGGCTTTCAGGGCAGGTCGTGCAGCGTCTCTGTGCCTCCACTGAGGACTGTGAGGTGGACCCCAGTAAATGTCCTGCCCCAGAGCTGCCCCAGCACCAGACCAGACTCCGGAACAGCTGTGAGGAGGTCTTCGAAACCATCGTCCACTCCTACGAGTGAGAATCGGGGCCCCAGCAGCCCCGCTGCTAACCTTGAccaaccctccccccaccctcaatTACGGTGGCCGGATGAAACTTGGGATGCTTACTTACATTTGATGTGATATTTGGGATGTGGTTCTGCAAAACACCATATTCAATGCTTATCAGAGATTCAAGTTTAACTAGGTGTCCTGAGGTTTTATTGGCCAGAGCTTGCAACCAAGGCCATACCACATGACCCAGGTAACTCAAACCAATGCCTTGTCCTTTAAGCACATtccctgacccctcccccaaTCCCATGACCCCGCCTCCCAAACCCCACACAACTTGGCGTTCCACTTGCATGCCCAATCCCATGTCTCTTGGGACTTCAACCCCAATGACTTCTGACCCTCTTTGTGACCCTGTAACCCCTCCACCCCATCTTCCTTCAGTCTCAACTGCGTGAGTTTCCTGAAGGATCATGCTCCAACCACACGAGGCTTCCTGAGCCAGGTGGCCATGGTGGATGTGGATAGTAGCTCTGTCCTGTTTGAACCACATCTCAAGCTCCTGACATCTGTCCCCAAGTGACCCCACATCCCAAAATCTACACCCTGACCCCAAGTGCACTTGTAACTGCAAAGCCTGACTTTAGGTTGGaagggcagagtaacacagatatggagagacaaaaagagatcttccaaccactggttcattcgcccaaatagccacaaagctaaggctgggccaagccaaagctgggagccagtagctttatcctggtctctcatgtgggtgcagggatccaagcacttgggccatcttctgctgctttcccaggtgcgttagcagggagctggaccagaatcgagcagtcgggactcaaacaggtCCCCAGAAAGGATGCCGGCtttttgcaagtggtggcttcatccactgtggcacaacacGGACCCCTGAGTTTAGGAGCTTGATCACCTGTGTGAACTTTATACTCTCTCTGACCACCACCCTGTTCTGCCTTTAGCTGGTTCCCGGCAGAGCTGGCCACCGTGTTCTCAAGCTGGCGAGAAGCGTGCAAAACTCGCGGCTCTGAGGCGCTGGGCCCCCGACTGGTGTGTGCCTCCCTCTTCCTGCGGCTCCTGTGCCCCGCCATCCTGGCACCCAgcctctttggcctggccccagaacACCCGGCACCCGGCCCAGCCCGCACCCTCACGCTGATCGCCAAGGTCATCCAGAACCTTGCCAACTGTGCCCCGTAGGTGGTGGAAGCCTGGGCAAACCGTGCGAGGGGGCGTAGGGGGGTGGCCTGTGCCTGCCGTGACTcacccagcctggccctgacAACGCAGGTTTGGCGAGAAGGAAGCCTACATGGGTTTCATGAATGGTTTCCTGGAGGACCACGGGCCAGCCATGCAGCGCTTCCTGGAGCAGGTGGCCATGGTAGATGCCGGCGCAGCCCCCGGTGGTTATCAGAGCAGCAGCGACCTGGCGCTCCAGTTGGCTGTTCTGCACGCGCAGCTCTGCACCATCTTTGCAGAGCTGGACCAGGTACGACCCCGAGCCCAAAGCCCGTGATGCAGAGGAGGGAGGCAAGAAAGCTGGTGGGTTCTGAATGTTCCGCATCCTCCCTGCCTACCTGGCCAGGCCACTTGTGACAGCCTAGAACCCCTGCCCACCATCCTGCGAGCCATCGAGGAGGGCCGgcctgtgcctgtgtctgtgccgATGCGTCTCTTACCGCCCCCGGCCCAGGTCCACTCCAGGTAACCACAAGTCTGATCTGGATTCCAGTggtgtgggggaggaggcaggatcATATGCAGAGATTGGTGAGGAAATAAGTTCACACTGGGAAGAAAGACTTTTATGAGCAGAGGTCAAGTGCAGGGTCCCACTGGAATCAGAGGCTTTGGAAAGGGTCAGGTCAAGGGTCACATTAcatcagaggtcagaggtcagggacTAGGCTCAGACAGATCAAAGGTTAGGTTGGAGTTACAGCAGGGGTCATAGAGAGAATGGTATAATAGAAGTTAAGGACTGGGTCATAAGTCAAAAGGAGTTTTATGGATCTAAAAGTCCAGAGGTGGTGCTCAGAGGTCGGCATAGGGTCACGTCAGGAGTCCTTCCAGGATCTGAACCTTCCCACCCCACCCGCAGCTTGTCCGCAGGGGAAAAACCTGGCTTCGTGGCCCCCCGGGACCTCCCAAAGCACACGCCCCTCATCTCCAAGAGCCAGTCCCTGCGTAGCTTTCTCGGCGCGGGGAGCTGGGCCCGGCCGCGGCCCGATGAGGACCGACTCCCGCGGCGGCAGCGGCCGGTGCAACGCACGCAGAGCGTCCCTGCCCGGCGCCCCGCTCGCCGCCGCCCGTCTGCGGGACCGCGGACGCGCCCCAAGGACTCCCTGCACTCCAGCGCCGCGCCCCGCGGCAGACCCCGAATCGGGGCTTCGGCCTCGCTGCCTCGGAAGCCGTCGGTGCCCTGGCAGCGCCAGCTGGACCAGCCGCGAGATCGAGACCACGCACCGGACACGCCGCGACCCCTGGGCAAGGTGGGGTGCAGCCCCGGTCGGCGCCTTGCTCCGGAGATCTCGCTTTCGGAGCCCGCCGTCTGGGCTTTACCCCCTCGCACGACCGCAGCCGTGCTTCCCCGGGCGGTGACGTGGCCCGAGCGCCCGGGACTCAGACGGGGAGGAGGACAGGGTCTCCCGGGAGACGAAGGGGCGGGACGATGGCGGGTGGGTCGGATTACAGCTGATGTCTCCCGCATAGCTAACGGAGCTGCAGGGCGAGGTGGCCGCCCTGCGCGAGGAGCAGAAAGCACTGGCCCGCCTGGTGGAGTCGCTGAGCACCCACATCCGGGCCTTGacggagcagcagcagcagctgcgggGCCAGCTGCAGGACCTGGACTCCAGGCTCCGCGCTGGGTGAGCCCCACCCCCGCCGctagccccgcccccgccaagACGGGCCTGCCCCCGGAGTGGAGGGGGGGCTGTGCCTGTCAGTCGCGCCTGGACGGCCATACCCCTAGGTCAGCCGCGCCCCCAGTAATCTGTTCAGGCCCCGCCTCTTGGTCAGTCCCGCCCCGAAGTGGGCCCACCCCCCACATACGCCAGTCCAGGCCCCCCAAGCAGCCAGGCTGAGCGCTTCCCTTACCCAGCCCCGGCTCCACTCAGGGTTAGCCAAGCCCCAGCTCCTGTTGACCGTTCCAAGCTCCGACATCCCATCTTTCTTCAGGGTCAGGCTGGAATCAGAGGCACCTTAGGCACCGCCCTCCAGTCTATACaagccccgcctccagccccaagccccgcccctctgAATGTCTGGGTCTctaaccaggagctggaagggaTTCCCTTAGCCTCTAACCTCTGGCTCTCccgacaccccccacccccttcccctgcAGGAACTCAGAGTCGGATTCTGAGCATGACTTTCCAAGCAGGGAGAGTCACAGGATGAAAAATCTGGTGAGATGCCAGCCCAGTCCTGGGACATGTGGGTCTGAGGGGTGTAAGAGTAAGGGTTGGGGTGCAGCCCTCTGCTGGCTCTAAGCCCCCTGCTGCTAACCCCCTCAGGAGCGGCGACTGGCTGAGATGGAGACCTTTCAGACCCACTTGGGGGACGCTGTCCAGCGCCTACAGCATCCAAGGACGCCatgctcccagggccagcccctgtcCTTCAAAGCACCTTGTGTCAATGGAGGCACTACTTGAGCCACCCCTCCACGGGGACCTTGAGCAGAGATTGAcgtctcggggggggggggtgtccgatgcacccagcttcagccttcAGGGTAGTGTGGTTATCGTTGCAGATAGCACCCTGAGGTCACCCAGTAAAGTCTTgattccagtaaaaaaaaaaaaaaagttgcttctTTGCCCCTAAGTGTTGCCGATCAAAGAGTACTCcagcctccacacacacacacacgtactcacacacacacactcactccgAGCTCGCTCAACTTTTCTCTTTCAGCAAGAGAGCAATGTCAGCAGATTTCTCACCCATGCTAGGACCTACAGTGTCCACTGCCTAggagtctctgtttctctctaaaaTGGATCCAACGTGCCCCATTCACAGGGGAAGATCCATAGTGAAAGGCGTTCCCGACATGGTATTCTTTGTTGTTATGGGCAAGCACCTGCTTTGCATGGAAGCCCCTGTCCCCAGCTCTGCCGACCCCAGATAGAATCATCTTCCTAGGTTTCTCCAAGTTCCAGACCAGCTCGCCTACAGCAGAGAAGGTTTGGGGgtctggcaggcagctggagggaAGTGTGGAGATGGTTGTGCTCTGAGTGAATGACTGGGTAAAGAAGTAGGCACTGGACTCATGCAGGAATGGATAGGTGAAAGGTGGCAACGTGCATTAGATAGCTTTTGCTGGGTGTTTGACCAGATAGGCAGTTCAGCCAGATAGACTGCCTGAcgcattttaagaaatatttgagtTAATTGGATAAGCGATTACATCGAACATATGTACTTTTATTTGAGGTCTCAGAACACTCTGAGCTGGGCGATGGGAAAACAACTCAGGATACACACAGTTTGGGGAGCTCACACACTAGCGGAGAGGACACACAAACTTGCAGTTGACCAACGGACATCTGGGAGCCGCGGTGGAAGGGTTTTGTAGGGCTTGTTGGGTACTTGCTGGTGTGGCATATGGATGGCAGGTGGATGGGATAGGGATGGGTGGGTTGGATGGGTGTTTGCTTGGATGATGGGGTAGCTGGGTGGGTGGTGGGTTGAATGGATGGGTGGTTGATGGATGGGGTacatggatgagtgggtggggaAATGGCTGGGTAGTTGGGTTtatggatgggtgatggatggaagAAGGCAACAGGCTGGTCCTGGAGACTGGGTGGAGACCAGGTGTTCAGCTTTGAAGACCTAGGAGTGTATGCAGGTGCTGAAGTCCAGTATGAATGATGGAGAAGGAGGGAATGAGTTTGGGATTGGAAGACGGCTGATTAGGGACGCGAGGACTGGCTGGGGAGAATCCTCGATGGCTTATGAGGTGCTGGAacttctctgccccctccccactgttCTGGTGCTAATAGTGAGCTTAGCAATGGAAGAACCATTGGGGTGATGAAAAGCCATTGGGGCCGAAGGGCAAGAGTGTTGTCATGACAACAGAGCCTTGCCCCCTCACCCCCGACTCTCGGTCCAGGCGGGCCCTTTAAGGGTGACCCGCCGGGCCACTCCCAATATGGCGGCGCGCCCGCTGGCCGCCCCCCCCCTCGGCGGGGTggcgcggggggagggggcgccccggACCTCCCCATCATGGCGGCGCGGCGGGGCTGTCGCGCTGAGGTCACGGCGGCGCGccgggggggcggggcggcggggggagCGATTTAAAGGGACAATGTCCCCCGAGCGGtggaggcggcggcggctgcggaggccgcggcaccggcaccgggagcggcggcggcggtaGCGGCAGCGACGGCCGCACCGAGGAGGGGAGCTCCAAGCCCCGGCGTCCAGCCGGCGGCGCCGCCTCCCCGGTgaggcccggcccggcctggGGAGCCCGCGGGCGGGGCGGAGCcggagcggggagggggaggcccgggccgggccgggccaggcgggaccccccggggtggggggcggggcgggacctgtaggggcggggcctgggtgggggcggggccgcgcaggtggggggaggggcgggggtctTGGGGCAGGTGTCCCCCCCCACCTCGGCGCGTCCCGCGGGGTCTCCCGCCTCGAGGTGCACGGGCGGAGGGCACATCTCCCGGACCTTTTCCCCCCTAAGGGGTGCGCCAACGCGGCGCAGCCCCTACCTCTGCGACCCCCGGGGGGCGTCCGGgcgggagccccctccccacgctGCCAAAGTGCTCCGAAGTTGCGGTCCCGCCCGTTCCCCGCGGGCAGTGCCCACCCTGTGGGCACCTGCAGGTGCTTCCTTCGGGCCTGGGCAGGGACCCCCGCCAGGACTGCCAGCCCAAGGACGGGCCCCCTGGGAGCCCCCAGGCTCCCGAGGGCAGCGCCTGAAACCAGGCCTggagccccggccccgccccggttGCCTGGGCCCGGCCTCCCCACCGTCTCCCCGGGGAGGGCGCCTCATTCCTGCCCTTCACTTTCCGCCGTTACCTTGAAGGTATTTATAGGTGGCGAGGaccgccccccctccccagggtcctcATTTCTAAACCAGGGGCCCCACGGTTCCCTTTGGCCCAAGGACTAGAGCAATCTGCTGGtggggtgtgtgtttggggggggtGGTCAGAATGGAGAAACCCAGGCTGGGTGTGCATGAAAAAGCGAGAGGGTTGAGACTAGGGTCACTTgaggctgtgtgtgggggtgaaGGGGTTAAAGCTGGAGAACCCTAAGGGCcggaggggtggggaaggggggaggagtGTGGGAAAAGTGCAGGGGATTGATTTGGGCAGTGGAAGAGAAGAAAGTGGACCCATaaggactggggggggggggacttgtaGGGGCGGTGGGGGGAGGATGTGCATGTGCATGGTGAATGGAGACACAGCTGGGGAGAGCTCAGCCGTGTGTGGGTACCAGACAGCGTTGCAGGGAAGTGCTGGGATTGCCGATGGGTGtgtgtggggaaactgaggcaaggcGGGATCTGGGTAAAGGGGGAGTGATTGATGGGGTCGGGGTCGTGTGTGGGGATGGGGGAGGTGTCAGAACCATTCACGGAGCTTACCTGGACTGGAGGTCAAGTCAGGCAAGCTGAGTGTTCGGGGTAAGGACTGGGGTTTTGCAAGAAGGGAAACTCGGGCTCTTTCCTaagcatctccctctctctgcccctagACCCACAATGTCCTGCTGAGCCAGCCCCCGCCACTGAGTGGAGCCAGACAGACAGTACTCATGGAGGGGGCCCTGACAGGTGGTCTGGCCACACCAGATCGTCCCCGAGGCCCCGAGAGACTGCCAGGCCCAGCGCCGCGGGAGGACATCGAGGGTGGGGCCGAGGCCACTGAGGGGGAAGGTGGCATCTTCCGGTCTGCCCGTTACCTACCTGTCACCAAGGAGGGCCCTCGAGACATTCTGGATGGCAGAGGTGGCATTTCTGGTAAGAGCGGGGGGCCCTGTGGCCCCAAGGGTATATCTGAGCTGGCACCTGAAACTCAGAGAGAGCCAGGTCACCCAGCCCAGCAGGGGCTGACTTGGGATTCGGATTCCTCTTGAGCCTTGTCTTCTCAAAGTGGCAGGGGCtgcgggggggaggggtgggcgcaGGAAACAGGTGCTCTGGGAGCTGGTGATTGGACCAAGGCCACCCAGTGAGtggcaagcagctgggactcaaaccccaggTTGGCTTGGCTCCATCTTCTGCGCAGAGTGTCCTCAGGGGGTCTAAGTGGCCACCTCAGCACCCCAAGCTCCCTGCCTCAAGGCCAACCTCGTCCCCAGGTACACCTTGCTCCCATCTATCTCCTGGTTGGTATCTTGGGTACCCCAGCTCCTGAATCACGAACCTAAACAGCTTGTGCCCTCTAGTGGCTGGGGAGAGAGTGGGGTGTCAGGGGCACCTGCCCCACTTCTTTGTGCCTTGGTCTACCCAGCAAAAATGTATCTCACATGGCGTCCCTGCTCAAAATCGGTTATTCATGCAGTCAATGCTGAGCAGGTGCTGTGTGCCAAGCTGTGTTCTAGGTGCTGAGTTAAACAGcccatgaacaaataaaaatcaaaggcgAGAGCTCCTGccctcaaggggctggcattctgaGACAGGAGACAATCCAACAGCTAAAATATCCCAGGGGCAGGTGGTGACAGGTGCTGTGAGGGTATTAGGAAGGGAAGTGcctgggctggggttgggggtggggacctGGAAGTGCCCCCAACTGTCACCCTGAGAGGGTGGCATCTAAGTGCAACAAGGAATGAATGGCATGCAGGGTGGtgggaacagcaagtgcaaagggcCTGTGGCAGCGGGGAGGAGCCTCTGTGGCTGCAAAATAAGGAGCTGATGCACCACACCTCTGCCTTCATCGTCTTCTGCTCCAAGACTTTGGTTTGCAATCCACATCGCATCAGGGGTTTCCTCCATGCCAAGCCCTTTGAGTACTCACCTCATGCCATTCTCTGAGTGGGAAAAGCTTGTGGAGTAGCCCCGAGGATGGTTCCATTTCAAGATGGGGAAACTTTGAGACTCCAAGGGGTAATAAAGCTGCCGCGGTCACACAGCCCAGCAGCCGCATGACTCTGACACCCTTTATCTGGAATCCCCACGCTGGTGTCCTGCAGGACACTGGACCTGTCCCCAGCCACCTGCAACACTTACCCTGATCCTCAGAGGCTTATAGAGCAGCTGTCCCTTGGAGCCAGGCACTGGAGCACAGTGGTGACtgcgtgtgcgcacacacacacacatacacaccccattCCCTTTCTACCATCTGGGACAGAGGACACTGACACGCCACCAGGTCTGGTGGCATAGTGGTGGAGAAAGCTGCTAGCCCAGCCTGGGTGCTCCAGGAGGACAAGGGACAATGAGCCAGACAGAATGGAGCAAGAGATATCTAGGTAGGAGACACCCTCACCCGCACCCCTAGTGCACGCCACAGCTGCCACCGCCACCCGCCCTTATCCGTGCCAACGCCTGAAGGTGCTGGTGATATGTGTGTCTGGCAGCCACATGGCAGAGTGAAACCCCAGGAGGGCAAAAGGGCTAACCCGGCACCCTGGAAACCTTGGCAAGCCCTTCTTCCAAacctgagactcagagaggtggCAGGACCTTGTCAGTCACACAGCCAGGCCAGGAAGGAGCAGACATCTTGACTGTGGGAGCCTGGGGTCCCCTTTGGTTCTGAGAAATGGGGTGTTTCTTCTTTCCCTAGCAGATACCCTAGGtctggagggaggggaagggcagaTCAGGGGCATCCTgagtcctcccctccccaccccagggagccAACCAGGTATTAGTGCCAGCGTATCTGTCATATAGCCTCAGAATGACGGGGTGTTCTCTCCGGTAGCATGGAGTGCGGCTGGTTTGACTTGGAGTGGAGTTTCTGTCTGGAGGTTGGAGGAAAGCTGGGGCTTGGAACattgtgtctctctcactgtcctctagCCCGCCCCACCTGCCTtcc is part of the Oryctolagus cuniculus chromosome 16, mOryCun1.1, whole genome shotgun sequence genome and harbors:
- the RASAL3 gene encoding RAS protein activator like-3; this translates as MDPPPSPSQAPQPQPAASSPLTSYRWHTGGNGEKGAGGFRWARLAGWGRALSHQESMVSPQPASRSLFRRVLSAPPKESRTSRLRLSKTLWGKQKTPPPEPEPETDTPEPEPTVPQIPEAPTPDAPVWDIGSFTLLDGRLVLFGGEEEGLRRPRVGSASSEGSIQVAMGNYRDPDRSLGRTETETANPNQVHNVRGLLKRLKEKKKARSEAGSNTSRDGPPRSPSALGSRESLATLSELDLGAERDVRVWPLHPSLLGEPHCFQVTWAGGSRCFSCRSAAQRDRWIQDLRRQFQPSQDNVEREETWLSVWVHEAKGLPRTAAAAPPGVRAELWLDGALLARTAPRAGPGPLFWAERFHFEALPPARRLSLRLRGSGSGSGAAALGRVALELEELAVPRAPAAGLERWFPLLGAPAGAALRARIRARRLRVLPSERYKELAEFLTFHYARLCGALEPALPAQAKEELAAAMVRVLQATGQAQALVTDLGTAELVRCGGREALLFRENTLATKAIDEYMKLVAQDYLQETLGQVVQRLCASTEDCEVDPSKCPAPELPQHQTRLRNSCEEVFETIVHSYDWFPAELATVFSSWREACKTRGSEALGPRLVCASLFLRLLCPAILAPSLFGLAPEHPAPGPARTLTLIAKVIQNLANCAPFGEKEAYMGFMNGFLEDHGPAMQRFLEQVAMVDAGAAPGGYQSSSDLALQLAVLHAQLCTIFAELDQATCDSLEPLPTILRAIEEGRPVPVSVPMRLLPPPAQVHSSLSAGEKPGFVAPRDLPKHTPLISKSQSLRSFLGAGSWARPRPDEDRLPRRQRPVQRTQSVPARRPARRRPSAGPRTRPKDSLHSSAAPRGRPRIGASASLPRKPSVPWQRQLDQPRDRDHAPDTPRPLGKLTELQGEVAALREEQKALARLVESLSTHIRALTEQQQQLRGQLQDLDSRLRAGNSESDSEHDFPSRESHRMKNLERRLAEMETFQTHLGDAVQRLQHPRTPCSQGQPLSFKAPCVNGGTT